A genomic segment from Coccinella septempunctata chromosome 3, icCocSept1.1, whole genome shotgun sequence encodes:
- the LOC123310218 gene encoding proton channel OtopLc isoform X1 — MGDDSSPDLSLKLRRGSSDSRDSFYLDLDKGIDSDIEEVATTSAADGGDVTATPTITGGLSILQESSWPTIPPQNMSGGSKSTVEEPHMPSMASPSGIIASPESFSHPSYPVKCDKHSAKVQIHSSTTKSEPLAVTPLNFYTPYNLSRRLSRAEKQSEWRQLGTDALTTTLSALYGKLLVVMGTAFPMAEVISTYVPPSFYEAYYIYLYVGSMLFLFYMSCVILKEKRKRKEEDLKEKDVEKDGESTMSDEESDEVSGESSSTTSYRHRKTSLMEDPKQHHYGSFYLRMGAVAFGIGSMIYSGLEFGQYFELESNTKCHNIFIALTPITRMAFIFIQMYFIFLNNEQMGVCKSKVMAKFGLMHMIGTNLSVWLNVLVQETKHEILTFYNPENNSLRISHRIPYKSDILLGLPAVTMDHPPETHGHHIVARGLKGPHHLYECRRTNIIGSLVQDASPFLFPCTIEYSLICAAILYVMWRNISKLPILGSAAKAKAELSNSYKKSPHHYSVDCARAHKGLFVGILLLVLTIISLILFFVLISRPEFVGLAVIEVNICELTLYGLTTLASLIGMWQVRQLKYDGSKNLHLDNILLVGAQTGMFIYSTFTIIGGQFTIQRNTVLVLVTALTSLLQTTCQTIFILDASRRTCATSEQIKKKPGRQIVTFLLVTNLAMWAINTLEKSRAESHPIQLHFYGLWAWTIITHAAMPLAIFYRFHSTVCLCEIWKRAYKMKPTYM; from the exons ATGGGGGACGACAGTTCACCAGATCTGAGCCTGAAGTTGCGGAGGGGTTCCAGCGATTCCAGGGATTCCTTCTATTTGGATTTGGACAAAGGAATTGATTCCGATATCGAGGAGGTGGCAACCACATCGGCCGCTGACGGGGGCGATGTTACTGCAACCCCAACAATTACTGGGGGGTTGAGCATCCTGCAGGAATCCAG CTGGCCAACAATTCCTCCTCAGAATATGAGTGGAGGAAGTAAGAGTACAGTTGAAGAGCCTCACATGCCTTCAATGGCTTCCCCCTCTGGTATTATTGCCTCACCGGAGTCCTTCAGCCACCCTTCCTATCCAGTGAAATGTGACAAGCACAGTGCCAAAGTTCAAATTCATTCCTCGACAACGAA atCCGAGCCACTTGCTGTAACACCGTTGAATTTCTACACCCCTTATAATTTGAGCAGGAGATTGTCCAGGGCGGAAAAACAGAGTGAATGGAGGCAACTTGGAAC AGACGCCCTAACAACGACTCTTTCGGCCTTGTACGGGAAGCTGCTGGTGGTTATGGGAACGGCTTTTCCGATGGCAGAAGTCATTTCCACCTACGTCCCACCCTCGTTCTACGAAGCCTACTACATCTATCTTTACGTCGGCAGCATGCTCTTTCTGTTCTACATGTCCTGCGTCATTCTCAAGGAGAAAAGAAAACGGAAGGAGGAGGACCTGAAGGAGAAAG ATGTAGAAAAAGATGGTGAAAGTACAATGTCAGATGAAGAATCGGATGAAGTCAGTGGGGAATCTTCAAGCACCACTTCTTATAGGCATAGAAAAACATCTCTCATGGAAGATCCTAAACAGCATCACTATGGAAGCTTTTATCTTAGAATGGGAGCAGTAG ccttTGGTATCGGAAGTATGATTTATTCTGGTTTGGAATTCGGACAATATTTCGAATTAGAAAGTAACACCAAATGCCACAATATTTTCATAGCCCTCACTCCAATCACAAGAATGGCCTTTATTTTTATACAAATGTATTTTATATTCCTAAACAACGAA CAGATGGGTGTATGCAAGAGCAAAGTAATGGCAAAATTCGGCCTTATGCACATGATTGGTACAAATTTATCCGTCTGGCTCAACGTGCTCGTCCAAGAAACAAAACACGAAATCCTGACGTTCTACAATCCAGAAAACAACTCGCTGAGGATATCCCACAGGATCCCCTACAAAAGCGATATACTTTTAGGTCTTCCAGCGGTCACCATGGACCATCCTCCTGAGACTCACGGTCATCACATCGTAGCTAGAGGTTTGAAAGGTCCGCATCATTTGTACGAATGTAGGCGGACTAATATCATAGGCTCATTGGTGCAGGACGCGTCTCCTTTTTTGTTCCCTTGCACCATAGAGTACAGCCTGATATGTGCTGCGATTTTATATGTGATGTGGAGGAATATCTCCAAGCTTCCCATCTTGGGATCAGCAGCCAAAGCTAAGGCTGAATTGTCAAACTCGTACAAAAAAAGCCCACATCATTATTCCGTGGATTGCGCTAGGGCTCATAAAGGTCTATTCGTTGGTATCTTACTGCTGGTACTCACCATCATATCCCTCATattgtttttcgtcttgatttCACGCCCAGAATTCGTTGGTTTAGCAGTCATTGAAGTGAATATTTGCGAATTGACGTTATACGGATTGACAACGTTGGCATCACTTATTGGTATGTGGCAGGTCCGCCAACTGAAGTATGACGGCAGTAAAAATCTACATTTGGATAACATCCTCCTAGTTGGCGCCCAAACGGGCATGTTTATATACAGTACATTCACAATAATAGGTGGACAGTTCACGATTCAGCGCAATACGGTTTTAGTTCTAGTGACAGCTTTGACGTCCCTCCTTCAGACGACCTGTCAAACTATATTCATCTTGGACGCATCGAGAAGAACTTGCGCCACTTCGGAACAAATCAAAAAGAAGCCTGGCCGACAGATTGTTACTTTTCTGTTGGTAACGAATCTAGCCATGTGGGCCATCAATACTTTGGAGAAGTCAAGAGCTGAATCTCATCCTATCCAGCTACATTTTTACGGGCTCTGGGCTTGGACTATTATAACGCACGCTGCTATGCCCCTAGCGATTTTTTACAGGTTTCACTCCACAGTCTGCCTATGCGAAATCTGGAAAAGGGCTTACAAGATGAAGCCTACGTATATGTGA
- the LOC123310218 gene encoding proton channel OtopLc isoform X3: MSGGSKSTVEEPHMPSMASPSGIIASPESFSHPSYPVKCDKHSAKVQIHSSTTKSEPLAVTPLNFYTPYNLSRRLSRAEKQSEWRQLGTDALTTTLSALYGKLLVVMGTAFPMAEVISTYVPPSFYEAYYIYLYVGSMLFLFYMSCVILKEKRKRKEEDLKEKDVEKDGESTMSDEESDEVSGESSSTTSYRHRKTSLMEDPKQHHYGSFYLRMGAVAFGIGSMIYSGLEFGQYFELESNTKCHNIFIALTPITRMAFIFIQMYFIFLNNEQMGVCKSKVMAKFGLMHMIGTNLSVWLNVLVQETKHEILTFYNPENNSLRISHRIPYKSDILLGLPAVTMDHPPETHGHHIVARGLKGPHHLYECRRTNIIGSLVQDASPFLFPCTIEYSLICAAILYVMWRNISKLPILGSAAKAKAELSNSYKKSPHHYSVDCARAHKGLFVGILLLVLTIISLILFFVLISRPEFVGLAVIEVNICELTLYGLTTLASLIGMWQVRQLKYDGSKNLHLDNILLVGAQTGMFIYSTFTIIGGQFTIQRNTVLVLVTALTSLLQTTCQTIFILDASRRTCATSEQIKKKPGRQIVTFLLVTNLAMWAINTLEKSRAESHPIQLHFYGLWAWTIITHAAMPLAIFYRFHSTVCLCEIWKRAYKMKPTYM, encoded by the exons ATGAGTGGAGGAAGTAAGAGTACAGTTGAAGAGCCTCACATGCCTTCAATGGCTTCCCCCTCTGGTATTATTGCCTCACCGGAGTCCTTCAGCCACCCTTCCTATCCAGTGAAATGTGACAAGCACAGTGCCAAAGTTCAAATTCATTCCTCGACAACGAA atCCGAGCCACTTGCTGTAACACCGTTGAATTTCTACACCCCTTATAATTTGAGCAGGAGATTGTCCAGGGCGGAAAAACAGAGTGAATGGAGGCAACTTGGAAC AGACGCCCTAACAACGACTCTTTCGGCCTTGTACGGGAAGCTGCTGGTGGTTATGGGAACGGCTTTTCCGATGGCAGAAGTCATTTCCACCTACGTCCCACCCTCGTTCTACGAAGCCTACTACATCTATCTTTACGTCGGCAGCATGCTCTTTCTGTTCTACATGTCCTGCGTCATTCTCAAGGAGAAAAGAAAACGGAAGGAGGAGGACCTGAAGGAGAAAG ATGTAGAAAAAGATGGTGAAAGTACAATGTCAGATGAAGAATCGGATGAAGTCAGTGGGGAATCTTCAAGCACCACTTCTTATAGGCATAGAAAAACATCTCTCATGGAAGATCCTAAACAGCATCACTATGGAAGCTTTTATCTTAGAATGGGAGCAGTAG ccttTGGTATCGGAAGTATGATTTATTCTGGTTTGGAATTCGGACAATATTTCGAATTAGAAAGTAACACCAAATGCCACAATATTTTCATAGCCCTCACTCCAATCACAAGAATGGCCTTTATTTTTATACAAATGTATTTTATATTCCTAAACAACGAA CAGATGGGTGTATGCAAGAGCAAAGTAATGGCAAAATTCGGCCTTATGCACATGATTGGTACAAATTTATCCGTCTGGCTCAACGTGCTCGTCCAAGAAACAAAACACGAAATCCTGACGTTCTACAATCCAGAAAACAACTCGCTGAGGATATCCCACAGGATCCCCTACAAAAGCGATATACTTTTAGGTCTTCCAGCGGTCACCATGGACCATCCTCCTGAGACTCACGGTCATCACATCGTAGCTAGAGGTTTGAAAGGTCCGCATCATTTGTACGAATGTAGGCGGACTAATATCATAGGCTCATTGGTGCAGGACGCGTCTCCTTTTTTGTTCCCTTGCACCATAGAGTACAGCCTGATATGTGCTGCGATTTTATATGTGATGTGGAGGAATATCTCCAAGCTTCCCATCTTGGGATCAGCAGCCAAAGCTAAGGCTGAATTGTCAAACTCGTACAAAAAAAGCCCACATCATTATTCCGTGGATTGCGCTAGGGCTCATAAAGGTCTATTCGTTGGTATCTTACTGCTGGTACTCACCATCATATCCCTCATattgtttttcgtcttgatttCACGCCCAGAATTCGTTGGTTTAGCAGTCATTGAAGTGAATATTTGCGAATTGACGTTATACGGATTGACAACGTTGGCATCACTTATTGGTATGTGGCAGGTCCGCCAACTGAAGTATGACGGCAGTAAAAATCTACATTTGGATAACATCCTCCTAGTTGGCGCCCAAACGGGCATGTTTATATACAGTACATTCACAATAATAGGTGGACAGTTCACGATTCAGCGCAATACGGTTTTAGTTCTAGTGACAGCTTTGACGTCCCTCCTTCAGACGACCTGTCAAACTATATTCATCTTGGACGCATCGAGAAGAACTTGCGCCACTTCGGAACAAATCAAAAAGAAGCCTGGCCGACAGATTGTTACTTTTCTGTTGGTAACGAATCTAGCCATGTGGGCCATCAATACTTTGGAGAAGTCAAGAGCTGAATCTCATCCTATCCAGCTACATTTTTACGGGCTCTGGGCTTGGACTATTATAACGCACGCTGCTATGCCCCTAGCGATTTTTTACAGGTTTCACTCCACAGTCTGCCTATGCGAAATCTGGAAAAGGGCTTACAAGATGAAGCCTACGTATATGTGA
- the LOC123310218 gene encoding proton channel OtopLc isoform X2, whose translation MGDDSSPDLSLKLRRGSSDSRDSFYLDLDKGIDSDIEEVATTSAADGGDVTATPTITGGLSILQESSWPTIPPQNMSGGSKSTVEEPHMPSMASPSGIIASPESFSHPSYPVKCDKHSAKVQIHSSTTKSEPLAVTPLNFYTPYNLSRRLSRAEKQSEWRQLGTDALTTTLSALYGKLLVVMGTAFPMAEVISTYVPPSFYEAYYIYLYVGSMLFLFYMSCVILKEKRKRKEEDLKEKDVEKDGESTMSDEESDEVSGESSSTTSYRHRKTSLMEDPKQHHYGSFYLRMGAVAFGIGSMIYSGLEFGQYFELESNTKCHNIFIALTPITRMAFIFIQMYFIFLNNEMGVCKSKVMAKFGLMHMIGTNLSVWLNVLVQETKHEILTFYNPENNSLRISHRIPYKSDILLGLPAVTMDHPPETHGHHIVARGLKGPHHLYECRRTNIIGSLVQDASPFLFPCTIEYSLICAAILYVMWRNISKLPILGSAAKAKAELSNSYKKSPHHYSVDCARAHKGLFVGILLLVLTIISLILFFVLISRPEFVGLAVIEVNICELTLYGLTTLASLIGMWQVRQLKYDGSKNLHLDNILLVGAQTGMFIYSTFTIIGGQFTIQRNTVLVLVTALTSLLQTTCQTIFILDASRRTCATSEQIKKKPGRQIVTFLLVTNLAMWAINTLEKSRAESHPIQLHFYGLWAWTIITHAAMPLAIFYRFHSTVCLCEIWKRAYKMKPTYM comes from the exons ATGGGGGACGACAGTTCACCAGATCTGAGCCTGAAGTTGCGGAGGGGTTCCAGCGATTCCAGGGATTCCTTCTATTTGGATTTGGACAAAGGAATTGATTCCGATATCGAGGAGGTGGCAACCACATCGGCCGCTGACGGGGGCGATGTTACTGCAACCCCAACAATTACTGGGGGGTTGAGCATCCTGCAGGAATCCAG CTGGCCAACAATTCCTCCTCAGAATATGAGTGGAGGAAGTAAGAGTACAGTTGAAGAGCCTCACATGCCTTCAATGGCTTCCCCCTCTGGTATTATTGCCTCACCGGAGTCCTTCAGCCACCCTTCCTATCCAGTGAAATGTGACAAGCACAGTGCCAAAGTTCAAATTCATTCCTCGACAACGAA atCCGAGCCACTTGCTGTAACACCGTTGAATTTCTACACCCCTTATAATTTGAGCAGGAGATTGTCCAGGGCGGAAAAACAGAGTGAATGGAGGCAACTTGGAAC AGACGCCCTAACAACGACTCTTTCGGCCTTGTACGGGAAGCTGCTGGTGGTTATGGGAACGGCTTTTCCGATGGCAGAAGTCATTTCCACCTACGTCCCACCCTCGTTCTACGAAGCCTACTACATCTATCTTTACGTCGGCAGCATGCTCTTTCTGTTCTACATGTCCTGCGTCATTCTCAAGGAGAAAAGAAAACGGAAGGAGGAGGACCTGAAGGAGAAAG ATGTAGAAAAAGATGGTGAAAGTACAATGTCAGATGAAGAATCGGATGAAGTCAGTGGGGAATCTTCAAGCACCACTTCTTATAGGCATAGAAAAACATCTCTCATGGAAGATCCTAAACAGCATCACTATGGAAGCTTTTATCTTAGAATGGGAGCAGTAG ccttTGGTATCGGAAGTATGATTTATTCTGGTTTGGAATTCGGACAATATTTCGAATTAGAAAGTAACACCAAATGCCACAATATTTTCATAGCCCTCACTCCAATCACAAGAATGGCCTTTATTTTTATACAAATGTATTTTATATTCCTAAACAACGAA ATGGGTGTATGCAAGAGCAAAGTAATGGCAAAATTCGGCCTTATGCACATGATTGGTACAAATTTATCCGTCTGGCTCAACGTGCTCGTCCAAGAAACAAAACACGAAATCCTGACGTTCTACAATCCAGAAAACAACTCGCTGAGGATATCCCACAGGATCCCCTACAAAAGCGATATACTTTTAGGTCTTCCAGCGGTCACCATGGACCATCCTCCTGAGACTCACGGTCATCACATCGTAGCTAGAGGTTTGAAAGGTCCGCATCATTTGTACGAATGTAGGCGGACTAATATCATAGGCTCATTGGTGCAGGACGCGTCTCCTTTTTTGTTCCCTTGCACCATAGAGTACAGCCTGATATGTGCTGCGATTTTATATGTGATGTGGAGGAATATCTCCAAGCTTCCCATCTTGGGATCAGCAGCCAAAGCTAAGGCTGAATTGTCAAACTCGTACAAAAAAAGCCCACATCATTATTCCGTGGATTGCGCTAGGGCTCATAAAGGTCTATTCGTTGGTATCTTACTGCTGGTACTCACCATCATATCCCTCATattgtttttcgtcttgatttCACGCCCAGAATTCGTTGGTTTAGCAGTCATTGAAGTGAATATTTGCGAATTGACGTTATACGGATTGACAACGTTGGCATCACTTATTGGTATGTGGCAGGTCCGCCAACTGAAGTATGACGGCAGTAAAAATCTACATTTGGATAACATCCTCCTAGTTGGCGCCCAAACGGGCATGTTTATATACAGTACATTCACAATAATAGGTGGACAGTTCACGATTCAGCGCAATACGGTTTTAGTTCTAGTGACAGCTTTGACGTCCCTCCTTCAGACGACCTGTCAAACTATATTCATCTTGGACGCATCGAGAAGAACTTGCGCCACTTCGGAACAAATCAAAAAGAAGCCTGGCCGACAGATTGTTACTTTTCTGTTGGTAACGAATCTAGCCATGTGGGCCATCAATACTTTGGAGAAGTCAAGAGCTGAATCTCATCCTATCCAGCTACATTTTTACGGGCTCTGGGCTTGGACTATTATAACGCACGCTGCTATGCCCCTAGCGATTTTTTACAGGTTTCACTCCACAGTCTGCCTATGCGAAATCTGGAAAAGGGCTTACAAGATGAAGCCTACGTATATGTGA